From Carya illinoinensis cultivar Pawnee chromosome 5, C.illinoinensisPawnee_v1, whole genome shotgun sequence, one genomic window encodes:
- the LOC122309593 gene encoding BURP domain-containing protein BNM2A-like — MGIGYFASWSLFLPLLLTMCAHGSGSTELITKKHPEKLIEHTPASKHGGLQEPKRKIILGYLAHEDSHRKENNSNSVSSAHDADVHIPGMDSDHSKVRTDVHIRPYDSHHHDVDNHAKLDRDAYQGLHREHVLHSHHSSHMDHTDPSSMLFFTMKDLKVGKTMPIYFPKRDPSTFPRFLPREEAESIPFSLNQLPRLVEIFSFSPDSPQAKAMEDTLRQCEIEPIEGETKLCTTSLESMLDFARGMLGLNSRFQLLTTSHLTKSSTLFQNYTLLSMPQEISAPKMVACHTMPYPYAVFYCHSQESKNKVFKVTLGGENGDRVEAIAVCHTDTSQWSPDHVSFRVLGVKPGTSNVCHFFPADNLVWIPTPLPV; from the exons ATGGGTATTGGGTACTTTGCATCTTGGAGCCTCTTCCTTCCTCTTCTACTCACAATG TGTGCTCATGGAAGTGGATCGACAGAGTTGATCACCAAAAAGCACCCGGAAAAGCTTATAGAACATACTCCTGCAAGCAAGCATGGCGGGTTGCAAGAACCCAAACGCAAGATCATTTTGGGATATCTTGCTCATGAAGATAGTCACCGGAAAGAAAATAACAGCAATTCAGTATCTTCAGCGCATGATGCTGATGTGCATATACCTGGCATGGACAGTGATCATAGCAAGGTTCGTACTGATGTTCACATAAGGCCGTATGATTCCCACCACCATGACGTGGATAATCATGCTAAGCTAGACCGTGATGCCTATCAAGGCCTACATAGAGAGCATGTACTTCATTCTCACCATTCGTCCCATATGGATCACACGGACCCTTcttcaatgctcttcttcaccATGAAGGATTTAAAGGTAGGAAAAACAATGCCAATCTATTTCCCAAAGAGAGATCCTTCAACTTTTCCTCGTTTCTTGCCTAGAGAAGAAGCTGAATCGATACCCTTCTCATTAAACCAACTACCACGCCTTGTTGaaattttctctttctcccCAGACTCTCCCCAAGCCAAAGCCATGGAAGATACACTCAGACAATGTGAGATTGAACCCATCGAAGGAGAGACCAAGCTCTGTACCACCTCCTTGGAATCCATGCTTGATTTTGCACGTGGCATGCTGGGTCTGAATTCCCGTTTCCAACTTCTGACCACTTCCCATCTCACCAAGTCAAGCACCCTTTTCCAGAACTACACTCTCCTAAGCATGCCACAGGAAATTTCAGCTCCCAAGATGGTTGCATGTCATACTATGCCTTACCCTTACGCAGTTTTCTATTGCCACAGCCAAGAAAGTAAAAACAAGGTATTCAAGGTTACCCTAGGTGGTGAGAATGGAGATAGGGTGGAAGCCATTGCTGTTTGCCACACGGATACCTCCCAATGGAGCCCCGATCACGTGTCATTTCGCGTACTTGGGGTCAAGCCAGGGACCTCCAACGTCTGCCATTTCTTCCCAGCAGACAATCTCGTGTGGATTCCAACACCTTTACCGGTTTAG